The genomic interval ACCATTCCTTGCACGCTCAGGCTCAGAATCCCCAGAATCAGTAACCACTGCGGGTCGTTCCTCTTGACCGAGTCATCATACCCCATGACGTGGCTCACAAAGGGAAAGGTCCAGATGATCATGTACACGAGAGGATATACGAAAAGTGACCGTAATTGGCGGCGGATTTTCTCCCGGTTCTTGCTCACGTCGCTGCCGCCGGCGGGCTCAAACGCTAGAGTGGAGGCGTTAAGGTAGGTCGCCCCCACGGGATAGTTTCCCGCCGTGTTGGTCTGTGTTGTTGTGCGAGTTCCACCCGACAAAAGTGTGCCCGCGGCGGAGGAACGGTTGGAGGGTCCGCGGCGGAGCATAGTAAAGATGTtagggagggagaggacccgtttgctgttgttggtcgcTCTCGAGGTGCTGGTGCTATAGCGAGAATGCCCCCCGGCAGGGTCGAGACTGCCGGGGGCGGTCGCGTAGAGAGGTCGGTCGAAGAAAGTGTCACTCGGTGAGGATGCTGGGTATGGATCGCCGAGCACCGTGGCGCGCCGGAGAGACTGTTGCCCTGCTATTGGGACGGCGGAGACAGGAGAGGCCGCGTGAGCCGCCGGTGGCGGTGAGGGTAAGCCTGGATCCACCACCGACAGAGGGTCCTGCATGTCGTCGATTGACACGTCTGGTGATGTGGTTGCCTGGTTGAAGCCGCCCCAGTTCCATTGGATCGACCGCCTGGGCTGAGAAACCGGTGTTCTAGACGGGGAACCACCCGCAAAAGAGGACTCGGTGTTTCCTGTGTCCTCCACCCGCAACGTGCCGACGGAGGATGCGGACATTTGTCGCGTCTTCACGAGGTTGATCGTGTCAGTAGTAGAGGTTCGTTTCGAACTGGGTGTCGATGGAATAAGTCCGTGGTAAGAGATTCGCGGTAGCGTTAATGCGGGGGAGCTGAGCTGTCGCTGGTGTCCGTCTGGTTGCTGATATGTTTGATCCGCACCGCTCATTTGCCGTGGAGGCGGCAGACTAGTggaactccttctcccatAGTCGTCCATCCGCTTCCTGATGTAGATGTAAATAAAAGCGTATATACCAATGATGCTGGCACATATCAGATACCGTGGTATCCAGCTCAGTGCCAGCCTGGACCAACCATTGTCGGTCCGGAGGTAGCAGTAGTGTCCCACATTCTCAAACCCGTTGCCATTGATAAAAGCCAAACAAGCGGTGGAAACTGGAAACAGGTAAAAGACCGAGTATGCCAAGTGTCGGTAAGGGTAGAGGCCGGATTTCGGTCGGAATATATACATGACGGAATGCAGCGCAATGAGTAGAATGGCGACATCTGAGGATTCGATGCCGATGGCGAGGGCAAAGCCGCTGAACTGGCAGAAAGCTGAATCCGACTCGATGGTCCCGTGATATAAGCTGACAAGCGGAAAGACAACGAAGGCGGCGGACTTGACAAAGTCACTTTGGACAAGCAACAAGATCAACCTGCATTCTCTGTTAGTCCATGTTCCAATAACTGAACCAAACGTGGATGGGCACTTGCTCGTGCCGGAAACTTCGCCTCATCTTGACAAACCAGTAGAGGGTGGATAATGTCGAGACGACGCTGACCGAAGCAAAGGTGAGAGACAATATTGTCAGGATGTAGACTGTGTGTTCTGTGTGTTGGTCATCGGCCACGTATCGGCTCGTGATCGGTGACATCAGCTCGACCGGCACGGAGCTCCGTACGCTCGCTGGAGACGAGCCGTGGAGAAGCTCCATCATGgcagagaaaaaaaccatCCTTCCACCCACTGGCTAGACGAGAGGTCCAGCTACCGTTGAATATGATGTCCATGAAGGCGGCGGCACATatttggttggggttgggtcgtcggcttcggtggtggtggtggtcagcaaACGTCGCCGAGCAGGTTCCCTAGAGTCGAGGGTCCATGGACCCAAGATAGAAAGAGGTGATGCTGAAATGCAGCCAGAACTGCGGGTGTCGTAAAAGAGTAGAAAAGGGAAGAGTGAGCAGAGGTGTGGCTTCCAACTACCGAGGATATAAGGTACGAGGTATGAAGTGCCTGGGGAGGCAAAGTGGACCAACACAAGGCCGGTAAAAAAGCTGTTttcaaagaaagaaaaggaattGGCCAGGAGATAGTTGACGGCAGCCGCGAGCGGTGGAatgtttgttgttgactcGCCTACGCAGCACACAGCTTGGCAAAAGACCAGAGACCTTCGGAACTTGGAACCTTTCTCAAGGGACACGGGCATGCGGCATCACAAACAAGATGGGTATCAAAAAACAGCCCCAAGGAAATGAAAAGCGAATCTGTccggaaaaaaagaaatacaaAAATGTACACCTGGGTAGGTGGCAGGCGCCCGGAACAAGGAACGATGGGCCGTGGGGCGGTCGAGGTGGAAGCGATCAACATGATCATATCCAGGACATGGACCTGGGTCGGGATTGGCTCCCCGGAGTTGCTTTCTGACCACAACTCAACTCTGAACAGTAGCAcacacaaaagaaaaggctccctctctctctgcgATCAGAGAGAGGGAATGGAACTTTGGGACGGGTGGGGGTGTCATTTGCTCTTTGCGAGACCGGTCACACTCTTCTCAGCCCACGTCACAAAATGTGGTTCACAGTGACTGGCTGTGCAGGCGCCgcagagaaaagaaaagtgaGAAGCGACAGACCTACCAGAGTCCCATCTCCAGTGTGTGAATGTCTCCCTCCTTGCCAGTAGGTGAGCTTCTCCACTGCCCGCTgattgatgaggatggccaTGAGGTCATCTACCATAAAGTCGTCCGTGATGCCTTGACATTCCAAGAATTCAGGTTGGCACCAGTCCAGGTGACGGGACCGGATGGTGGGATCACCCGCAGGGTAATTTATCGGGGCGCTCTCGATCTGGCGCATGATGAGCCGCGAGCGGCCGTCAATGACAAGCGAGACCGAGATCTGCTTGGGCTCTTGGCTTTGCGGAGTCGTAGTGAagtgggtgtgtgggtgttggAAGAATGCCCAGCCATTGGCCCGACCAGCCAACCGGACGCATAAGCTCCAAGTGCTGCCGAGGGAACAACCTGCTTTTGTCAAGGCGTCGCCGTGCCTGAAGACTTCTGCTTCGGCTTGCCATTATCGAGGCCCATGTCTCAAGAGATGAAAAAGTACCTGTtgggagaaaagagagcaTATGACACGATGGATTTCCAGGCCCTCGGAGATCTGCTTGATCCGTGCCCTCCTTGAACCGCCTCTCTGCCCTGGGCGGTCTGTGCATCGCGGGGgctcccgccgccgttgAACCCAATTCATCATGCCGGGGTGAGTTTTTCCGCCCTGGCCTAAAAAGGTTTGAACACACCATCGTACGAAAGTGAAGATGACGGGTTGGTTTTTTCTGTTACAAACCAGCAGCTCGGAAAATATCGTCTCTCCTGGGTACGGTGGGGAATACCGTAAGAGAATTCTGCTAGTATCACATTTTTGACGCGCTTTGCTGACGCAAAAAAAACTTGTTCAAGCGATCCTTTCTCGGAGATTGCTCCCGACAAACCGATTTGGCATTTTTGGcagtgggagagggaaacCCCGCATGGCGTTTGACTTTTGAAATCCAAATGCCATAAGAAGAAAACTGCCTCTCTCTCGGGCGACGTGTCATCCGTCCAGCCCAAATGTACGCCGGAACTGACATTCCTACTGCTTGCCCGTCTGCGGCTGGGTTGGTTCACCGGCTGGACCCTGCCACCCCAGTTTTGTTTGACATTCCCGCTGCCTGCATGGAGAGTTTCCTGCATTTTGTCCCGCTGCAGGAGCATTGGCGTTTTCCAGGTTTGTTGCTGGGCGGGGAAACCAACATGCCAGGGTGAAGATGGCTGGTGAGGCCTGCTTCGTGGTCTCCCCTTGCCCGTGGCTAGGTGTAGGTAAATTGTGCGAGGAGGCGTTTGACTTTTGAGATGGATATGAAGCAACAGATGTGGGAAAAGACCCTGAATGCTTGAACATTGACGTTGAATATAGGTGTGGCATGAAAGGATCCGGCAGTCTGGTTAAGCTCATCGACCTTCCTAACTGGGATGGCATTGGCCACACAACGTTCGCTTGGCGAAGCAAGGGCAATCCCTCGAGACATCCATCACAGCCCGCGTCATAGCAACTTCATATAAACGAAGACGAtaaggaagagaaggggatTTGTGCAAATACAATATACACCTAGTCACCCCGAAGGAGGCAGTCCGTCATAAGAACCTTGAAATTGATCTGCTTCGGATTCAATGGCCGCCCTGTCCATCGAACTAGCCGCCTTGCCGGAGTAAGACTAGAGAAAGACATAATGGGAGAAAGACATAGTGGGAACCATGAGACAATATGTATTGTAGATGGCCTTTGCTTGTATTACCGTCAATTTCTCTAACCCAACAGGTTGACATACGGCTCCGGCCACCGTCCCCAGACCATCGGCCGAGTCAACCGGCCGCTAACCGTAGACAGTATCTTCAGTCTCCGCCTGTCCTTGTCCACGTCCGATACGCAAACCCAACCGATGACAGGCGCCTGTCGTATTGTCTCCAGGGGGTCATTGACCGAGGCATCCATGACCGCCAGTGTCCAGTGTGACATTTCCTCTGAGATCTCTGCGCGCTCCAGAACCTGGTTCGGGTCGTCGAGATCCATGGCTGTTCATGTATTAGCTGTTGTATGTATGATGATTCAGATCCAGGACGCTTACCATCAACGGCCCTAAAGATCACGACGTCGTCAAAACCAAACGACTGCACCGAAGGACTAAGAGCTCGCTTGGAATCGCCAAAAAAGTAGTCCTTGATCAGAGCCTTGCGTGACGAGAGCAGATGCTGTCTGTCTTGTTCCACCACTCCATCAGGTTTGTCAAGATTCACAATCTCAATCGGCTCCCCTAGTGGTGTCTTCCTATCCCGGCGTCTCAACTCAGCTTCCAAGTCTGGTGACCCAAGCACGATAACGATATTGACTGCATCACCACgtcagccttcttctcccctttTCTTCGTTTCACACCCAACCTACCAGCAAATTCTCTAATGACGtgcatcaacccctccac from Podospora pseudoanserina strain CBS 124.78 chromosome 6, whole genome shotgun sequence carries:
- the GPR1 gene encoding G protein-coupled receptor gpr1 (COG:S; EggNog:ENOG503NZCY), with protein sequence MVFFSAMMELLHGSSPASVRSSVPVELMSPITSRYVADDQHTEHTVYILTILSLTFASVSVVSTLSTLYWFVKMRRSFRHELILLLVQSDFVKSAAFVVFPLVSLYHGTIESDSAFCQFSGFALAIGIESSDVAILLIALHSVMYIFRPKSGLYPYRHLAYSVFYLFPVSTACLAFINGNGFENVGHYCYLRTDNGWSRLALSWIPRYLICASIIGIYAFIYIYIRKRMDDYGRRSSTSLPPPRQMSGADQTYQQPDGHQRQLSSPALTLPRISYHGLIPSTPSSKRTSTTDTINLVKTRQMSASSVGTLRVEDTGNTESSFAGGSPSRTPVSQPRRSIQWNWGGFNQATTSPDVSIDDMQDPLSVVDPGLPSPPPAAHAASPVSAVPIAGQQSLRRATVLGDPYPASSPSDTFFDRPLYATAPGSLDPAGGHSRYSTSTSRATNNSKRVLSLPNIFTMLRRGPSNRSSAAGTLLSGGTRTTTQTNTAGNYPVGATYLNASTLAFEPAGGSDVSKNREKIRRQLRSLFVYPLVYMIIWTFPFVSHVMGYDDSVKRNDPQWLLILGILSLSVQGMVDCMLFAVREQPWRHASGRKVGEVVRKRLGYYFGWAGSSTKAGGGTTAGRTREEMLVDGRLARERREGEILSERRAINRGVRAVHAREREWWDVDLERIGIDSDEEEDEPEGEEMTAKSTPMRVHSGRRRERGERSHSAAV